Part of the Lolium rigidum isolate FL_2022 chromosome 6, APGP_CSIRO_Lrig_0.1, whole genome shotgun sequence genome, atcatcgccatgtacTGCGCGCCGCATCACCggggatcgtccacgagcttgggtggaccaggccggcgtgggccgagtactcgctacaacacgtcctaccactccgcgctgcacgctactccctttgaggtggtctatGGGAGGCCACCACCGGCGATGCTTCCCTATACGTGCGGCACGGCCCATGCCGAGACGGCGGATGACCTGCTCGCGTACCGCGCGACGAGATGCGGCTAGGCGCGCCGGCGACTCTTCGAGCTCGGCGAGCTGACCGGGAAGTACTATGAGGCACACCATCGCGAGGCGGAATTTGCGGTGGGCGATTGGGTACGGCTACGCCTTCTTCACCGGACGACCCGGTCCTTGGACCCGCGCTCCGGGCGCAAGTTGGGACCTCGTTACGCCGGTCCTTTCCGTGTGTCTGGAGCGCGCTCGGCAAGCTCGCCTACCGCCTTGAGTTGCTCGCGGGCtcgcgcctccacgacgtcttcaacgTCGGCCTCACGAAGGCCTACCGGGGCGACCCTCGCCTCCGCACCACCGGCTCTTCCACCTACTTCGGATGGGCGTCTCGAGCCTGCCCGGCGAGTGTGGCTCGCGTGTTGAAGGCCCGGCGGCGCCGTGGTGTTtggcacgtcttggtgcattggacCGGCTCGCCCGAGgacgaggcgacttgggagaagcttgaagatctccgTCGGCGGTTTCCGaagttcagctcgaggacgaggctgtttgagaaggcggggagagatgttatggtcggtcCGACCTATACACgtaggaagcccactagtggctagttgtgggcttagcccaagtaaattaggggcttagcccaagtaaattagggtttcgaggaggccgtcctcctatataaacacttgtatcccttcgagattaatcgGACAATAATTCGGTATCATTACTTGTCTCGTCTCTcgaagggagacgggagaacCCTGCGCCCGCCGCGCCaacccctagccgccgcctccttcctccgcgacggcgcccagccgccggcgccgagctctccaacctctccgccctcacttccacccttacaacctccgccctagacccggtagaaccctagcctctACCAGCTGTGAAACAGGCTTTATGTCTATGACCATCAATTTAATTGCAACATAGGCCATTGGCTCATGACCAAAACAATATTTTGCATTGACACAAACGGATCAGGATTATCATAAGAAACAAATAATACTGTAGGAGATGGAATTTCTTATCACTATCAGTGAGAATTGAGAAACTGAAAGCATAAAAAAAGAAATGGGGTAGTTAATATGGAAGGTTTATATACTAGTAACAGAAGTCAAAGCTAATTCCGATGGTACCTTCAGCCTTAATTTTTGATCTTTGTATCTGTTGTCCCTGATTGAGCCAACTAAATCATCCACACTTTTTCTTtcaacaatgaaatcaagaacgtACTCTGTGTGAAGTACTTTATGGTGAGCAATCCAaatagcatctccaacaggcaagCGTTTCATCTGGATGACATGGTTAAAACAGAAGGATCAGCACCATTTTCTTTGGAACATTATACAAACAGCTCAATCTATGCAAAACATCTTTGTTAGATTATTTTATGCACTCCCCTTATGCACAAGCAAGCGAACAGTGTGCCAGAAAGCATCAAGAGAGTGGGACGGGGACCAAGCATATGAGACAATTAATCCAACAGTACAGGGCATTTAATTTTAACTGTGCTGATGCATAGGAAATGACTTTTAGCAGTGAATATTGGTTATCTGAAGAAATGTACAAGGATTGTAGGCAGAGCACTACTGAATTAGATACACAAGCAAAGGAAGGGAGTAGGTGGAAGTCAATAGGAGTTCACTTAAGTAACGAACCTTAACAGGTATACCAAACTGCGAGCGTATGTTATCAACAACATTTCTTCTGGCACGGCGCCTGGACAAAATGATGGATGATTAAATAAGACACGAAAATTGATTGGCTGCAGTGATAATCAATTTGCTTCCTACGAAAATGATTTGGACAAATATAGTCTAAAACTTATAGTATATACATGTCAATGCATCAAGCATTAAAATTTAAGTAACACGAGATAACAAAACGCACTGCTTAGAATTCACGACTCGCACAGAATCTGGACAAGTGAAAACCCTTTATCTTATTCTAACAAAATAATCATTAAATGTGAAGAGCAGAATGCACTTGTGAATCATTAGGAAAGCGAGAAAAGAGACAGATGCTCCCAGACCTGACTTACTTAGCATCCTTAAAAGATAGGGGAAGGGGGTATTGTATCATTCACACCCTTGAAGCTTGCGTTCAGAGTTATCAGAAATATTGCGAACTTCTCAAATCATATTGATAAATAAAACTTTGGAGAAAGTGCAGCAAAAGGGACATATAATTTTGATTTTGTAAGATACCCTATTATGATCCTACTTAGATGAGAGACAACTAACCTACTAAGATAACCAATAAATCATAAGATACAATCATACAAACCCAAGAGTTTCTCGATCATCCAATATAAGCACCACTTCATAAGCTTCCAGAAAATTCTCAATGGAATGACGAGGTGGCATGGCTAATAGAAAATTTTCAGCAGAACCCTGGTGGTGGAGAAGGGGAAAATATTGCATTATGCTCCATTTGAAAATGAAAAAGGGTACGATTAAGGGAAGTCAAGTGTACCATTGCACTAAATGATTGCTGTCCGAACATTCCTCGAGATGAAATAGGAGCATCAGTAGGTCCCTTGCCTGGGAAAAAAGGAATTAACGGAAAAGGCCAGAAGAGAGTAATACTCTACTTATTGAGTATCTTATCATCTGCAAAGAAAGCATACTGATATCAAAGGAACTGGAACTGCCTGCTTTCGATTTTGGAGGACCACTCCTTTCAACAAAATTTTCAGAATCTGCAAATAGTAATGATATTTAATTATAATGTTGCAGGGGTAGAGTAATAGGTTATTTGGAAACTCATGATAAATAGAAAACCTATGAAACAAATCACAGGATTGCTACCTTCATATGGTTCATCAGAATCTGAATCGCTGAGAACAACTTCAGAATGATGGGTTGAAGGTCCTACAGTATCGTCTAATCCAGACCGTTCAAGACAATCACGAGCAGTCTTTTCACCTTCTTCTGTTAGCATATACCTACACAGACGCGTTCAGTAAGCCCCAAGTTATGCTTGGTATCCCAATAGAATGTGCGTGCTTAGCAAATAAAGCCGCAACTAGACAATAAAATGTAAACTGAACAGAGTGTACTTCTGCTCCTATGTGGAGCGAAAATAAACATAAGGGAGATAATTTCAAGAGCAAAATACCGAGAGATGGATCCAAGGCCTGCTTCTATTCCATCAATAGAGAATTGTACTAAACTCCTAGGAGTCTTGTActaaactctctctctctcttgctcgctctcgctctctctctctctctctctctctctctctctctctctctcccttcaatgaaatgaaacgcaaatgcCTATTGCATTTTCTTGAAAAATAGATAATTAACGGAATACTGCACATAGCTGTATCTTTGAACATATGTTTTCTTAATTTACTCACAAGATTAGACAACATTAAGTATTCCCCAAAGTGCATACGAGAATTGATTGTCTGCTAGTAAACATATGGACACTGGCACTACATCAAACTTCCTCCGACCAAAAGGGTAAAATAGAACCTTTGCAAGGTAAAAGTTTAATTGTTAGAGAACCCATATAGCAATCAACAAAAACACATCAGGGATTAGCCTGCTTTCTGGAATACAGTTCAACCACACTCAGAGCAAAACAGGCATAGGCTGTTGTATCTGTGAGTGTGATGCTGAACTTATTTGAAGAACATTGATCAAATAATCTAGTGCCAACACAAATACTCTTAAATGCATGGGAACCCTACAACCACTCCAAGTCAAGTTCATGTTTGATTATCATATTATCATTTAAGGAAGCTCTTCCTAAAGAAAGTCCACAATTAATAGCCGGCGGTGCTGCAATAATAGTAAATTATAAAGCAATAGTCAGTGGCGAAAAAAGTAATAATTCATGTAGGGTGTAATACATGCATATAAACGTGTGGGGTCTATCTCACTAAAAATCCAATGTGTGTGAAGTCTGAACCATACATGTTTTACTTCAAATAAACGGCACAAAAAAAACAGAAATTCAGATGAGCATAGTACATTACTTTGCAGGGCTACTCCACTTCTCCACCAGTTTTTTAGAGATTAATTTGTTAATGCAGCTCCATCCAGTGTACCAGTCATTCTGAGAATTCCCTGGTTTTGCTCTAGTGTTGTTTGGGCTGCTCATAATACAATGGACATAGTTAGTGATGCACTAAGAAACATCAACTGAAATCAGCAACCGTATGATACACTGGATCACTGAAACTGTACCCGATAGCAGATTCTGAAAGACCACTGGCTTCAGCGGCATCAATAAGCTCCTGCTTCATCATATAATTTTTGCCTCTTACCATTTCCCTGTAAGGTGGGTAGGGCGGGGGTCAATTTTTCTCATTGTTTCCTCTTGCATATTCAGGAGTCCTTAATTTTCGTACTTACTTTCATTAAATGTTGTTCTTTTTCCTAAGGTACCTAATTCTTTTATTTTACGAATAACAAATGAAGGTAAAATAGACCCACAAAATCATACCTGTAGAGTGTGATCACTATTGCATAAGGAGCGGAATTCTTCCGTGGCACATATTTTCTTTCATTCGCTGTAGAAAGAAAAAGTAGTCTTTAAGGTCGAATAGAAGAAATATGTTGTCATAAACTTCAATTGGTGAAGCACTGAAGAGCAAGAAGAAAGAAAACTGATACCCTTCTCTACTGCTGTATTGCCTTCTTGAGGAGACAAATCTGGGGTGGAACTGGGAAAAGAGTCTTTCATGAAGTTAAAGACCCAATTTTCAACGCCCCTGCCAAGAAGAAGCAAATGATCAAACTAATATAAAAATGTAGAACTTATGGGAAATCTGGTGAGCACGGAGAAACAGCTGGTACTAGATATATTTCACACAGTAATCTAAGAGCAAAAAATTCTGACACTCATTAACCATGTAATGAGAAAAGGGATAACCATAGCTCGGACTTCCGAGTTGAATTGTAACCTAAAGCGGAATGAATCGATTTAGCAACAGCAGACTCAGAGATATAAGTGGGTATTGTCCTAAAATCGGTTTCAGTTTCACAATGCACCTGCAGCAAAATCAATGGTGAGATCAGTTGCAAAAGCTAAAACTCATGCAGACCAAATGCATCCTGAGTTCAATCCGGAACAGCTCAGACCCCCCAGCCACACAATATCCACCAAACCCAATTCAGACCCTGAGTTGCCATTAACATAAGTGCAGCTTGCTGCCGAATCAGTCATGCACTGACCAAAATCGACCAAACCCTAGCGTCACTGCCAGTTTCGCCCCAACAATAAGAGAAGATACAGTTAGAATCATGTACTTCGTGCGGAGCAGGTCGCGGGGGGTCCGGATGGGCTGCTTGGCGGCGCAGACACCGCGATAGGCGGCGGAGAGGTCGAGCGCCTGCTGCCCCGGGAGACCGCCCGGCTGCTCCGCCATCGAGCGGTGCTTCTCGAGGATCTTGCCCGCGACATCCTCGTTCTCCGGGAGATGCACTTTGCGCTTCTTCGGTGCCGACGGCGGCGCCATCTGCGTCGAGGGTGGGGGCGAATGGGATTTTGCCTAGGATTTGGGGTTTGGGAGTGGGGAGGAAAAGCCCGCCAGCGATGATTTGGAGGTTTGATTCTAGGATATGGTTTCTCTTACGATTGAATAGCTAGTTTGTGGTTAAATACTACTCCGAACATAAAAACTATTTATCACAAACTAATCACTCAAATGAATTGAGAACTTCTCACAATATGAAACGAAACATTTACATTTTACTGTGATTTTTTCATATTCTTATGAACATTTTAAAACTTTGAGTTCAAAATCTAGGTCAATCTAGTTTGCTTTTAGCATGTCACTCACTTCCCTATTTCTGTGTAAACACGTGAGACACATTGCAATCCGCAAGCTATATCTCCAACCGTCGACATTATGATGTTTGTCAGTGAGTGATGTTTTTTTCTCTTGGatacatatgctccctttattttcaaATGTATCTTTCATACATTTTGAAATATTGAAAAAATTCAAACGAAGAATTCacgtgtacatcttcacatgctacatgTATACAAAGTTTTCCATTCAAAATCGACTTGTCGTTTGGGTGGTGTAaataagacaaaattcggtgctaaaataaGGCCTTTTGTGAgacatgttttgtcttttttacatcgaTCACAAATATATTGGTTTTTCACGAAACTGTACGAACGCACATAAATTGTCGAGATGTATATGCACAAAAAAATGTTGAATTTTTTTTGACAATTAGAAATATATTTTTTAGGTGGAGACAACCTATGCACCCAGAAGCCAAATTAATTTTTTGTATATCAAGAATATAAACAGGCAAAAAGTGGTTAGTACAAAGAATTCAAAAAGTTCCGAAATGGTAGAATCCCTTAAAATGCTAACTATGTTGTATTATTCTTGAACTCTCAAATAAGTGTAAGGCATGTTTCTTTAATCAAATAACTGGGGGAAGAGCCCAAACTTTATTTCAATAAGAAATCATAAGCCTGATAGGCAGGGTTGCAAGATTGCACATCTACCACTGGACTACATCCTAGttcccacaaatatgtattttTTATTACAATAATAACATGATCGAATCTGTTATTCCATTGGCAACCATCAACTTGTATCCTCTATTTCAATTACCACCACATATAACAGATGTATCAGTATGTTGCTAATGAAACCTAAGAGAGCGATGCATAATTTTTCTGAACTTTGCTATTATACACTAGAAGTAATTCTGGCACCACAATTTTACAAGAACGACAATTTCACCACCTTCTTGCAAACAACGCACATTTTAACTATACTAAGAAGATCAACACAATGACTTGAAGGAAATTTTGAATAAATATATTTTGAAATTGCAAGATATTTTatacaaaaaattatatttgtatTAAACTTATTGTTATCATATTATAGTCTTATTGTGTACAATTTACTTAGATTGCTTAACTAACCAGATAACACTATTTCCGGATATTAATTCTCTGTTGTATAATTGTAATGTCTACAATGCATAGTTTGCTTGTGCTAATTTAAATTTATGTTGCAATAAATTTTACTTAAGATATTTTTCACC contains:
- the LOC124667704 gene encoding crossover junction endonuclease MUS81-like isoform X1 codes for the protein MAPPSAPKKRKVHLPENEDVAGKILEKHRSMAEQPGGLPGQQALDLSAAYRGVCAAKQPIRTPRDLLRTKGVENWVFNFMKDSFPSSTPDLSPQEGNTAVEKANERKYVPRKNSAPYAIVITLYREMVRGKNYMMKQELIDAAEASGLSESAIGPNNTRAKPGNSQNDWYTGWSCINKLISKKLVEKWSSPAKYMLTEEGEKTARDCLERSGLDDTVGPSTHHSEVVLSDSDSDEPYEDSENFVERSGPPKSKAGSSSSFDISKGPTDAPISSRGMFGQQSFSAMGSAENFLLAMPPRHSIENFLEAYEVVLILDDRETLGRRARRNVVDNIRSQFGIPVKMKRLPVGDAIWIAHHKVLHTEYVLDFIVERKSVDDLVGSIRDNRYKDQKLRLKKCGLKNLIYLVEGDPNTVDASESVKTACFTTEILEGFDVQRTTGYSDTEKKYGQLTRSIIDYYSTNFSAGADSSRLCLTYDEFVKRCSDLEKVTMSDVFALQLMQVPQSTEEAVLAVTSLYPTLLSLAQAYAMLDGDRRAQEEMLMNKCNLVKAGASKAIFKFVWAEG
- the LOC124667704 gene encoding crossover junction endonuclease MUS81-like isoform X4, with protein sequence MKDSFPSSTPDLSPQEANERKYVPRKNSAPYAIVITLYREMVRGKNYMMKQELIDAAEASGLSESAIGPNNTRAKPGNSQNDWYTGWSCINKLISKKLVEKWSSPAKYMLTEEGEKTARDCLERSGLDDTVGPSTHHSEVVLSDSDSDEPYEDSENFVERSGPPKSKAGSSSSFDISKGPTDAPISSRGMFGQQSFSAMGSAENFLLAMPPRHSIENFLEAYEVVLILDDRETLGRRARRNVVDNIRSQFGIPVKMKRLPVGDAIWIAHHKVLHTEYVLDFIVERKSVDDLVGSIRDNRYKDQKLRLKKCGLKNLIYLVEGDPNTVDASESVKTACFTTEILEGFDVQRTTGYSDTEKKYGQLTRSIIDYYSTNFSAGADSSRLCLTYDEFVKRCSDLEKVTMSDVFALQLMQVPQSTEEAVLAVTSLYPTLLSLAQAYAMLDGDRRAQEEMLMNKCNLVKAGASKAIFKFVWAEG
- the LOC124667704 gene encoding crossover junction endonuclease MUS81-like isoform X3, with product MAPPSAPKKRKVHLPENEDVAGKILEKHRSMAEQPGGLPGQQALDLSAAYRGVCAAKQPIRTPRDLLRTKGVENWVFNFMKDSFPSSTPDLSPQEGNTAVEKANERKYVPRKNSAPYAIVITLYREMVRGKNYMMKQELIDAAEASGLSESAIGPNNTRAKPGNSQNDWYTGWSCINKLISKKLVEKWSSPAKYMLTEEGEKTARDCLERSGLDDTVGPSTHHSEVVLSDSDSDEPYEDSENFVERSGPPKSKAGSSSSFDISKGPTDAPISSRGMFGQQSFSAMGSAENFLLAMPPRHSIENFLEAYEVVLILDDRETLGRRARRNVVDNIRSQFGIPVKMKRLPVGDAIWIAHHKVLHTEYVLDFIVERKSVDDLVGSIRDNRYKDQKLRLKKCGLKNLIYLVEGDPNTVDASESVKTACFTTEILEGFDVQRTTGYSDTEKKYGQLTRSIIDYYSTNFSAGADSSRLCLTYDEFVKRCSDLEKVTMSDVFALQLMQVPQSTEEAVLAVTSLYPTLLSLAQAYAMLNTLTSLWTKVTSCGV
- the LOC124667704 gene encoding crossover junction endonuclease MUS81-like isoform X2, coding for MAPPSAPKKRKVHLPENEDVAGKILEKHRSMAEQPGGLPGQQALDLSAAYRGVCAAKQPIRTPRDLLRTKGVENWVFNFMKDSFPSSTPDLSPQEANERKYVPRKNSAPYAIVITLYREMVRGKNYMMKQELIDAAEASGLSESAIGPNNTRAKPGNSQNDWYTGWSCINKLISKKLVEKWSSPAKYMLTEEGEKTARDCLERSGLDDTVGPSTHHSEVVLSDSDSDEPYEDSENFVERSGPPKSKAGSSSSFDISKGPTDAPISSRGMFGQQSFSAMGSAENFLLAMPPRHSIENFLEAYEVVLILDDRETLGRRARRNVVDNIRSQFGIPVKMKRLPVGDAIWIAHHKVLHTEYVLDFIVERKSVDDLVGSIRDNRYKDQKLRLKKCGLKNLIYLVEGDPNTVDASESVKTACFTTEILEGFDVQRTTGYSDTEKKYGQLTRSIIDYYSTNFSAGADSSRLCLTYDEFVKRCSDLEKVTMSDVFALQLMQVPQSTEEAVLAVTSLYPTLLSLAQAYAMLDGDRRAQEEMLMNKCNLVKAGASKAIFKFVWAEG